The Daphnia magna isolate NIES linkage group LG3, ASM2063170v1.1, whole genome shotgun sequence genomic interval CACGTTAGTCGTATAAGAGAGATAAAGAGATAGGTGGAACTCTGACTCGAGTCTATACGGCGAAGGTAGATAAAAgggaaagtttttttttttttctttaaaaatatgtataacaaaaaaatttgttagGTTTTTACATATATTTCCGTCATATTTACTTATCTTGTCGAGGTTTGATGTTCTTGAAGTCTTTTACGGTCTactaacatttttatttttggtccttcttttttttttttttccctctctctttttctttgtctacGTCTTGGGGGTGATGTTGACAGATCGACGGTCAGCCTGTGACGCCGAACCCACTGCCGATTCTTCCGCTATCGCCGCCTCAGCTACCAACGACTGCCTGGTCCCTTCACCCACTCTTGGTTCGTCTTCGACAAATGGAAGCGATGGTAAATATTgacattgtttttttattttctctctaGTCACTGCTTTCAAGTTTATTCTATCACGTAAATACCGTAAAAATACAGAGAGGTTCCTCTATTATCTTGtacaaaaaaacgaagaagaatttACTAGTCAAAATAACGTCCCACCCATATAGACTGGCTCCACGTGATGCAACCGGATATTgatgtcataaaaaaaaaatctcccccccccccatattttttccTCCCCACTCCTTTGTTTAGTTGTTCActtggaaaacaaaagcctCGTGTTAAAAAGACAGAAATAGGCCTTttcgtttagttttttttttttcttgggcaTGAAGATGGCAATGTCGCACGTAACCTGACTGGTTTCTGTTGATGTTTGATTGACAAAAGCCGCacgtcatcttcttctttgtgcTTCATTGTTTGATAATGCGGGTGCCCACCCATTTCGGAGGAATGGGGGGGAGTCACCCGACACTCGAGGTTGATGAATGCCCATGTCtgacttgatttttttctctctctctctctctctctctctgtttgATCATTTTCTACTTGCCCCTTTTTTAAGTCTTCCATTTTGCTCTGCTctgaaattcaacagaaacACACTTGTGGAGTGCTAGATGTGGCATCCACGTCCGAAATGTAGGCACGTAACCCAAGTGGAGGAGAAAGGCGTAGTCGACATACCCAATTGCCAGTTGATATCCGGTTGTAGTGCACAGCGACTGAATTCCTCATTTTAGTTTTTGAAGTTTCTGTTTTAATGGTTTACACACCTCCCCCTTCCATAGTTTCATACGATTACTATacatttttgaagaaaataaaatcgtGGCCATGGCCATGCCCGTAAAATTCGTTCCAGATCGTTAGTTGGCTTTCGTCAGGTGAACGGGGTCGGTTTGTTTAGAATATAGCTGAGAGTAAGCCAtgggaagaaaacaaataggCTAGACGcgtgtttaaaatttaaaaaagccaTTAGCAAAGAGTCAGTTAATTTCCCGACCGTTCAATTTCTTAATACCGCAATGCAAACGCATTGCTAAAGGCACTTTTTCATGCATTGATACATTTCGGTTGCTTCCCATTGAAATAGTGGTGGACTGCGACAACAGGATTTATGAAGACATCGACCACAACTCGTTCGGCAGCAATTCTATGGCCGGTTCGGAAGCGTTGCCAGATAGTTTGGCTGTTTCGTCTTGTACCACGACCGCCACCGCCGATTCCGGTTTCTCGCCTGGGCAGACAAGTGGACGCCAGAATCATCAAGTTCCATGTGGCTCTGATGATAGCTGGGGATCTGGCGAATTTGAAACATTCTCTTCAGATGAGCCTGTCGGCGAAGATGACGACGATCCCGACAAAATTCCTTCGCCAATGTAACTGATTTATGAATTCTAAAAACAACGACAAGGTGGTTCATTTTCGTTTATAATTAGGAGATCGGGAACTTTGCGGGCGTTGCTGACGGGTAAATCTATTCGTGATAAATTACGTGGAGCGCGTAGTCGCAGTCGCGAGGAAGATCAATCAAATGCTGGAGCTGTCGAGACGCCGATCGCTGGACGCGGTGTCAGTTCGCCACCGTCCGGCGAACGACGATTTTCTCGCCTGTTTTCGTTGAGACGTTCCTCGGCCAGTCTCCCGTCTCCTGGTAGCTTCAGCTTCATCAGTGACAACACCGTCTCGCCCATCTCGTCCAGTCCGTGTTTATCCGCCAGCAATAATCTAGCAGCCGATTTAACTACGAAAACGTCTAGCCCATCCGGCCGACCGCTGCCTTTGCCGCAGTTGCTGGAAGAAGACGAAATCATGGCTGGATTGGGTTTAGGCAACGGTAGCTCTACTTTAGGCTCGCTGTTCCAGCGACGTCATCAGCCTCCGACGTTGCCTCCGATTCCAGCCAATCTCGACGCGGAACAACTGAAGCGGCGCTACATTGTGGCCACCATTATACACAGCGAAAATTCTTACGTCGCCTCGCTTCAGCGTCTTGTCAACGTGAGTTGTGTTTCCTCTTGTTATCTcgatttgtgtgtgtgtgtgtgtgtgtgtgtgtgtctgaaAAAGCGTCTCCCTGTTATCGACCTTGTTTACTTTCACGTTGACACACAAGTTACAAACTGCTTTGCAAGGGAAAAAGGAAGTGAGCAGTTAAGGCCCTCCCCCTCtatcattttattttctcagCTGCTCTCACCCCTATGATCTGTTGAgcaaccattttctttctctttgaacAAGTCAGCATATTTAATATTTAGGTAGGGGTTATATGGAAGGATGAGGGAAGGGGGGGGCTGGTCAAATAAAGAGTGAGGATGGTCTTCCGGGTGTTCAGTGATTCAAGTTTGattatattttgttttaatagtATTTCGTTTTGTGTCAACTGCCTACAAGAAAACCTGTGTTTTAATaagcaaaaatgttttgttatCTTTCTGAAGGAATATAAGAAACCGCTGGAAGAGAGCAATCCGCCTATACTTGGTGCAAATAAGATATCGACGCTGTTCCATCGCCTGCCGGAGATCTTGCAGTGTCACACATTGTTCCGGCTAGCGTTATCCGAATGCGCCCGTACGTGGGacaaagaagagaaaatcGGCGATGTCTTTGTGGCAAACTTCTCCAAAGCTGTCGTCTTGGATATTTATAGCGATTTCATTAATAATTTCTCCCAATCGCTGGAAGTGGCCAAACAAGAATCCAAACGCAAATCCGCCCTCGCTGATTTCCTCAAGGTTTCGatctattttctttgatttgatcgttttatttcatttttcaattactactatttttctctttctataGGTCAAACAGATATCCTCTCATGATCGGTTGTCGTTCTTCGGTCTCATGGTCAAACCCGTACAAAGATTTCCTCAGTTCATTCTCTTACTTCAGGTATCAATCGTTTCGAACCACTTTCCATACAGTGTCGATGTCGATTCAAATGATTCcaaaatttaattacattaTTTTCGGATGGAATAGGACCTTTTGAAGCACACGCCACAAGGCCATCAAGACCGCATGTCCTTACAATTAGCCCTAACGCAACTGGAAAGTTTGGCAGAGTTGCTCAACGAACGAAAGCGTGAAACGGAGCAGTATCAGGCTTTCCGTGACACACTGCGTCACGTTTCGGGGAAATTCTCACTACGCCCACTGGCTGATAATAATCGATACCTCCTCCGCCAGGATAACGTGAATCTTGTGGTacctttttgattttattttattttttttttctctttccattaaaatggaaacaaacacttttaaatttccaatttttcttttgggaaATGTCTAGGAGTTCAACCAAAGTGGGATGATATCCAAGACGAAAGAGCGACGTTTGCTGTTGTTAAACGATTTGCTCGTCTGCGTCACTGTGGCCTCTAAATCAGGAGACGATTATCGCAACTCTTCCGAAAGACTCACGCTCAAGTGGGCATTCCCCATCACCGACGTTGAGGTCAGTcctgattattattattatcaattTATGAacgtattaattttttttttttgcttgtttttgttttgttttgtgttgcACGTGCAAATTTCTCTTAattgttttctgttttaacCAACCCTAGGTAGAAGACACGAGCACATCACCCACACTCAGCCGCCTACTTTCATCCGGCTCCAATTTACGTTCATCAGAAGCCGTTAGTGGTGTGGACAATCTCTGCCAAGAGATGAATCAACTGATGCACGATTACGACGTCATCACGCGTATCGATTCGTTGATTGGTTCGCTTCACGGCCAGTATGAGGTAGTAGCACTTTCAAAAACGTTGTCTTCTCATTAAATCAATCATTTGGGTTTTGTTAGACTTTGGATAGGGTCGCAGCAAGAGCCGCTTTGAATCGCATCCAGCAACAGCTGCAACAAAAGGACGAAGAAATGGCTTGGATCGATTCCTGCTGCCTACAGCTGATTGTTCGCAATCGGTCCGGTAAAGAGGAAAAGTTCACGTTCCAAACAGAGTCCCCTGACATTCGGAAAGATTGGGTGATCGGTAAACCCTCTAAAAATCATCCCGCCTTTCCTGAAAATAGAATtatctttattattattgtttgtttttttcctgaaGAACTGCGTCTGGCGCAGTTGGCTTTAGATCCCAAAAATTCTCCCTCGTGGGATGTACTCGAGCAAGAAAGACGGCCTTCCACAAAGATGCCTCTCTTTGTCAAATCGCTGCCCGTCTATAAATCGCACCATGAAACCGAGGTAAAtaaatttctttcattttgccTCTAAATTTTGATTAATGGATTTTTGATGGATTCAGGTGCGTTGCGGCTGCTTCTATACAACTCTAGTTAGGAAATCAGTTCCTAGTGTCCGCTGCTTGGGACCGCGCCTGCACAGTTTTCTGTGGATAGTCACCAGTGACGGTATCAGCAGCCACGTGACGTTGTTAACGAGCCAACAGCCAGTCGGCCCATCTTTGAAAGCAGCTGGTGCTTTTAGTTTGGTGGAAGTCAAAGTGACGTCGGTCGAGTTCTCGCCTGGAACGCAAGCGCTGTATGATAACCTCGAAACGACGGACCAAATCCGTGGCGACTTAGTTTGGTTGGGAACGGAAAGCCGAAGGTAGATTTAGTTTTATCTGATTCTTCGCTGCGTCCGTCGTTCATCTTTGGTCGGTTTTATTTCCAGGATATTGCTTTACTCCGCACACGAACCAGGCAAAACGGGACAAGTGGGATCGTTGAGTCTCCCGGCGCCTGTTGTTCAACTACGATATCACTGTGATCAAATGTTTGTTGCCCTGGCCAACGGAACTGTGGCCATTTTCAAGCGCAACAATAGTGAAGGTATCTGGGAGCTCAACTCACCAGCCACGCTGGTCACGCTGGGAGACGAGCCAGTTGTATCACTTCTTCCCATCAGTTCCGCCTTGTACGCCGCATGTGGTCGGAGTGTCTTTGTCCTTGACGGGATCACGGGGGAAACACTGGTATTGAATTTTGTCGTCCTATCTGGTTTCGTACGCTAAACTGTTGTTATTATATTTGGTTTGTGCAGCGCAATTTCAGTGTGCAACAAGATCACAGCGGAACGATCCATGACATGGCTCATTCGGGTGTTGGTCTTTGGATATCATTGCGGCACAGTAGCACCATCTGTCTGTACCATACGGAAACTTTTCGACATTTGCAAGACATCAACGTGGCGTCCAATGTTAACCGGCTCTCCAAGCAGACGTCACAGAATGTCTACGTGACAGCCCTAATGGCCTGTAAAGGTCTTTTGTGGGTAGGGACCAACGTTGGTATAGCCCTCAGTATCCCTCTTCCACGACTGGAAGGTGTGCCGATCATCAGTGGCCGGGCCAACGTATCTCATCACGCTCATAGCGGGCCAATCACGGTTTTCCTGACGCTGCAAATGCGAAGCAAAAATCCCGTTCCAACTCCTTATGCTTCCATGCCCGTTCAGCAACATCAGATGGCTTCTAGTCTACCACCCAGCGGAACCATCCACGAAGAAAGCGAAAATGAGTCGACGTCGCCTCGTAGCAAGCCCATGGTCACCGTTAGCCAATTGGCCAGTCAGTTCAACACGGTGCCTAAAGCTCGTTCACCTGCGCTGGACAGTCCGTTAATCTTGAGGCGCAGGAGTAAAGAATCCTCCCCGTTGATGGCCAAACGTTTGTCACGAACGTTACCGAGAGGTCACGTTTCAACGGCCACCGAGTGCGACATCTTTGGCCTCTATGGTGAACTGATGAACATTAAGGACTATGAAGAGTCGGATGGAGGCGGTTTGATGGGAGGTGGAGGAGGCGCTGGCGCTGGCAACGTCAGCAGCATGTACGAAACGCTCCGTCGAAGTGATCCGGACCTGGCAGCAATTCCGGCTAAAGTCAGTACGCTGGACAGGCGGTTACACATGAAAGCAGCTCGCCCGCGCTCGCTGGATCTTTCCAATTGGTCGGTAGACTCGCGCTCGTCCCTCTATACCACATCTTCCGGATCGGAGGATTCTTCCAGCCACACAATGACACCTAGCGCCACAATGTTGACAATGAGTAGTGGTCAAGCGTCGACGTTGAAACGCGGCCATCAGCGCGGTGTAGATCCTGCGAAATCGACGATGGATGCTCCTCGAACTGTTTTGACGCTCTCTGGAGGCCGCGGTTACGTCTACACGTATCAGAGAAATCAACAGGACGGCGAAAGGAAGCACTCGGTTCCTAGTCCGGCCAACACCAACGATGCCCACATCATTTTATGGGAAATGAAACTGTGAAAGTGCgatctttttgtttctcacTTAAAACTTGACAAAATGCAACTGAAATGGCAACTGAAAACATGTTcctttgttaatttttttttcttgtctttttttttttcaaaatttgtgTGCCTTCTGCCTTTGTTCTTTTCAGAGCTACCGCGAACTATgttttttcctccctttttttcagttttcgaTAGTTTTCTATCCAGAAATACTCTATATTTTTGTATTCGTTTAGTTTATCGCAGAGCTGCAATGGTTCGACACCGCAGAAGAAGACTATGCTTTCAGTTCTACGTtccaatgttgttttttgtgtgttttcctgtACATCATTTGTTGGCCCTGTAATTCTTCCCTTCGCAAAGCGCATTAAacaaaaccccccaaaaaaatttaaagaaaaaaaaaaattcacagtgaaaaaagaaaattaactgaaattgaaatcagacaaaattaaatatatgatatagataatttttttttctggtttctttttttgtataaaataAATTCGGTTTAAACCATAACATGTTTTTTCGTAATGGAGTTTGTTTTGATGTCGTTTTGCCTGTCTTGACGCTACTTGGTTATCACGTGCCAACGGCCAGTTGcgggtttttatttttcttaaaatcaTATCctgtataaaaactttttttttttttgttactttaTTTTAATTACTTGAGAAAGGATTTGGAATCGAATGTTGGCGTTTCGATCAAAGAGAGCGCGGCTGTAAGGCATTTGTCGTTCACAAAGGACAGATCACCCCTGAATAGGTCAGTGGCATGTCAGGTAATGGGCACGTTGTGTTTTCTACCAGGGTAGCGTGGCAGAAAAGTTTTGACAATCCCGAAATTGCGAGCTGCTTATCAAGAACAATTGTTATATGCGTGACAAGGAGAAAAAATTACGTTAGCAAGGTACGATGACAGTCGAACAAGATCGTGGTGAACTGAGGGAAAGGATTTGCATAGTTGTGTAGAAACCCTTTTAGAAAGGCTATATTATGCGGTTGAAATCGAGGTATGTTTACTTActacttttattttctttttacttcaaATTGTTGCGTGTTTTATTGCGTATATATTATACTGTTTGACCTCTCGTGTACCGACCTAACCCATGTTGGACTGGAACGATGATTCCAGGAAAGCTTGTATATACATGTAAACCAAGACTAGCTCTGTTTGAAATATTACATGCTGATGCGATTTTAGCCATTTTTCCTTTCCAGGTATTTGATTTGAACGTAGGTCAATGCGTGCTTCTATTCTGACAAGAAATTGGGGTTTTTGGGCGTTATATCCTGACGGTTGAACTTCAGAACCATATCGCT includes:
- the LOC116918898 gene encoding uncharacterized protein LOC116918898 isoform X1, with the protein product MDTLGEVIIGNKIYSARYAQPPRSVLEQEASGAETGIQSTSDAICTDTIVADGDATGAVSTAVNDCSWLQQDRRIGSLLTTDLDELPVVQEPDYINLRVGAESVSVDEGKMTPAVYGKGPTGGHNVFTNSYGREENIYEEINELQRRLALDKQSVAMPTHTPQHLPRFQQATTSLVDEVMDEVARVRLGHNTVLNQLNLDLEHFLKPQTPEPSPSPPPLDQQENLAQDLGAADEFAKNRSRSIGEVVSDKVTPVFSTPPTGRLPRTFISHNRSNSSVSFTMSQFIGAGERSLVRCESLDFGVHDGGLQRRPSVISRGSNSTSSSVASSSRSDTRQSIRNLHQGLQHGIQGLADWTEKCGQMLAKRSKKVIAFVNKDRRSACDAEPTADSSAIAASATNDCLVPSPTLGSSSTNGSDVVDCDNRIYEDIDHNSFGSNSMAGSEALPDSLAVSSCTTTATADSGFSPGQTSGRQNHQVPCGSDDSWGSGEFETFSSDEPVGEDDDDPDKIPSPMRSGTLRALLTGKSIRDKLRGARSRSREEDQSNAGAVETPIAGRGVSSPPSGERRFSRLFSLRRSSASLPSPGSFSFISDNTVSPISSSPCLSASNNLAADLTTKTSSPSGRPLPLPQLLEEDEIMAGLGLGNGSSTLGSLFQRRHQPPTLPPIPANLDAEQLKRRYIVATIIHSENSYVASLQRLVNEYKKPLEESNPPILGANKISTLFHRLPEILQCHTLFRLALSECARTWDKEEKIGDVFVANFSKAVVLDIYSDFINNFSQSLEVAKQESKRKSALADFLKVKQISSHDRLSFFGLMVKPVQRFPQFILLLQDLLKHTPQGHQDRMSLQLALTQLESLAELLNERKRETEQYQAFRDTLRHVSGKFSLRPLADNNRYLLRQDNVNLVEFNQSGMISKTKERRLLLLNDLLVCVTVASKSGDDYRNSSERLTLKWAFPITDVEVEDTSTSPTLSRLLSSGSNLRSSEAVSGVDNLCQEMNQLMHDYDVITRIDSLIGSLHGQYETLDRVAARAALNRIQQQLQQKDEEMAWIDSCCLQLIVRNRSGKEEKFTFQTESPDIRKDWVIELRLAQLALDPKNSPSWDVLEQERRPSTKMPLFVKSLPVYKSHHETEVRCGCFYTTLVRKSVPSVRCLGPRLHSFLWIVTSDGISSHVTLLTSQQPVGPSLKAAGAFSLVEVKVTSVEFSPGTQALYDNLETTDQIRGDLVWLGTESRRILLYSAHEPGKTGQVGSLSLPAPVVQLRYHCDQMFVALANGTVAIFKRNNSEGIWELNSPATLVTLGDEPVVSLLPISSALYAACGRSVFVLDGITGETLRNFSVQQDHSGTIHDMAHSGVGLWISLRHSSTICLYHTETFRHLQDINVASNVNRLSKQTSQNVYVTALMACKGLLWVGTNVGIALSIPLPRLEGVPIISGRANVSHHAHSGPITVFLTLQMRSKNPVPTPYASMPVQQHQMASSLPPSGTIHEESENESTSPRSKPMVTVSQLASQFNTVPKARSPALDSPLILRRRSKESSPLMAKRLSRTLPRGHVSTATECDIFGLYGELMNIKDYEESDGGGLMGGGGGAGAGNVSSMYETLRRSDPDLAAIPAKVSTLDRRLHMKAARPRSLDLSNWSVDSRSSLYTTSSGSEDSSSHTMTPSATMLTMSSGQASTLKRGHQRGVDPAKSTMDAPRTVLTLSGGRGYVYTYQRNQQDGERKHSVPSPANTNDAHIILWEMKL
- the LOC116918898 gene encoding rho guanine nucleotide exchange factor 10-like protein isoform X2, which translates into the protein MESSSVYSDLMAATRQSMRMRRRSAGAGSFGGSGRWSVDSHRKINRKKADKNQEETHEHVVLLLYRRSACDAEPTADSSAIAASATNDCLVPSPTLGSSSTNGSDVVDCDNRIYEDIDHNSFGSNSMAGSEALPDSLAVSSCTTTATADSGFSPGQTSGRQNHQVPCGSDDSWGSGEFETFSSDEPVGEDDDDPDKIPSPMRSGTLRALLTGKSIRDKLRGARSRSREEDQSNAGAVETPIAGRGVSSPPSGERRFSRLFSLRRSSASLPSPGSFSFISDNTVSPISSSPCLSASNNLAADLTTKTSSPSGRPLPLPQLLEEDEIMAGLGLGNGSSTLGSLFQRRHQPPTLPPIPANLDAEQLKRRYIVATIIHSENSYVASLQRLVNEYKKPLEESNPPILGANKISTLFHRLPEILQCHTLFRLALSECARTWDKEEKIGDVFVANFSKAVVLDIYSDFINNFSQSLEVAKQESKRKSALADFLKVKQISSHDRLSFFGLMVKPVQRFPQFILLLQDLLKHTPQGHQDRMSLQLALTQLESLAELLNERKRETEQYQAFRDTLRHVSGKFSLRPLADNNRYLLRQDNVNLVEFNQSGMISKTKERRLLLLNDLLVCVTVASKSGDDYRNSSERLTLKWAFPITDVEVEDTSTSPTLSRLLSSGSNLRSSEAVSGVDNLCQEMNQLMHDYDVITRIDSLIGSLHGQYETLDRVAARAALNRIQQQLQQKDEEMAWIDSCCLQLIVRNRSGKEEKFTFQTESPDIRKDWVIELRLAQLALDPKNSPSWDVLEQERRPSTKMPLFVKSLPVYKSHHETEVRCGCFYTTLVRKSVPSVRCLGPRLHSFLWIVTSDGISSHVTLLTSQQPVGPSLKAAGAFSLVEVKVTSVEFSPGTQALYDNLETTDQIRGDLVWLGTESRRILLYSAHEPGKTGQVGSLSLPAPVVQLRYHCDQMFVALANGTVAIFKRNNSEGIWELNSPATLVTLGDEPVVSLLPISSALYAACGRSVFVLDGITGETLRNFSVQQDHSGTIHDMAHSGVGLWISLRHSSTICLYHTETFRHLQDINVASNVNRLSKQTSQNVYVTALMACKGLLWVGTNVGIALSIPLPRLEGVPIISGRANVSHHAHSGPITVFLTLQMRSKNPVPTPYASMPVQQHQMASSLPPSGTIHEESENESTSPRSKPMVTVSQLASQFNTVPKARSPALDSPLILRRRSKESSPLMAKRLSRTLPRGHVSTATECDIFGLYGELMNIKDYEESDGGGLMGGGGGAGAGNVSSMYETLRRSDPDLAAIPAKVSTLDRRLHMKAARPRSLDLSNWSVDSRSSLYTTSSGSEDSSSHTMTPSATMLTMSSGQASTLKRGHQRGVDPAKSTMDAPRTVLTLSGGRGYVYTYQRNQQDGERKHSVPSPANTNDAHIILWEMKL